AGCACTCTATGAGGTGGGGGAAGAAGAGAGTAATCCTGGTGACCGGTGTATTGATTGTGGTCGTGTCGCTGATCGCGGTCATATTCATCACAAACGCCAATAGCTATAATTCCATTGTCGTTGTGGCGGAAACGGAAAAGTCCTCGTATCACTATGGGGAAACGGTCAACATCACCCTTAGGACAGTAATGTCCAACGTCGATTTTTCCTCTAACAAGACGGTCGGCTTGTGGGTGGCCAGGATACCGGATGAAGTAAGCCCTGAGAAGGTGGTCGGCAATCAAGGGGCTCTAGCAAATATGATTGTGAGCCAGAATGAATACGCAGGTGGATACCGGTGTCATCTATCGGTGACCAACTTCTCCACCTCGTCGAACTTTACCTTGACGTGGAACGGGACGGTCGAGGGTCCCCCTAATCCGTTCCAGAACGGGCTACTCCCCCAAAATACGACATATATGGCACCAGGTGGATATTATCTGGTATATGGTGACCAGAACTCTGGAGGCCTGGCGGCGAATGTCGGCCTGATGTATGAGAGCGATGAGCACTCTATCTTCCACCTAGATGGGATCGAGCCGAGAGTCAACTGGACTCATGATAACTCGTCAAAAGAAGTCACCTTCGGAATCAACGTGACAAACGCCTTCGAGGACGGTTCTTTGAACTGTAGCCTGAGAGCTGCCGCTATGTTCCTTAACGGCAGTAGCAACAATCGTTATTGGACTTTCTGGAATGAGAGCGCAATACTCTCACCTAAGCAAAATCAATCTTTCAACTTCACTGTAGAGAACATCAGCTTATCGGAACAATCAGAAATGGTCCAGTTCACCACCATCATAGACACCGACTACGGTAGGTTCTTCATCTACTGTCTGGCGAACGAGTACGAATCTTCAGTGGATTGGGAGTCCTATGGGGCTTGAGGACGGATTTTGCTTGGAAGCGGATAACGTCCAGAAAGTATATCGGAACCTCCTGAACAAGCGGCAGGTCAAGGCGCTAAATGGCGTCGGGTTCTCCCTCGACCGGGGAGAGATCTGCGGGCTTGTGGGCCCGAACGGAGCCGGGAAAAGCACGCTGATCAATATCGTCATGGGCATAGAGCGTCCCGACGACGGTAAGATACGAATAAACGGTCCGGGCTCGGTGGGAGAGCTGGGCTTCGTCCCCGACCGCCCCATCTTCTACGAGGAGATGTCCGCTCTGAACAATATATTGTTCTTCGCCCGGCTGTGTGACCTACCGAACCCGGAAGAGAGGAGCGAACAGCTGCTGACCGAAGTTGGATTATCGTCCAGGAAGGACGACCCGGTGAGCACTTTCTCCAAGGGAATGAAACAACGATTATCCATAGCGCGAGCATTGGTGAGCAATCCGATCGTCCTGGTCATGGACGAGCCATTTTCGGGATTGGATCCAACGATGGTTCTTGAACTCCGGGAGATCGTCGTTGGATTGAAGGCCAGGGGTTTGACCGTGCTCCTTTCCTCGCACGACTTGAGCGAAATCGACAAGGTATGCGACTCCGTCGTCTTCATCAAGAACGGCAGGGTCGTCAAGAAGCAACGTTTGAACTTCGTTTCCGATCAAGTGACGATAAGGCTGTCTATGACCAACCCAGAGGTGCTGGAATCGCTGGGACGACCGTTCAAGGTGGTGGAAAGGAAAGAGAAATGCATCCTCACCATGGAAGTGGAACCGGATAAAGTCCCCGAGCTTCTCCGGTCCATTATCCTTGCCGGTGGCATCGTTTCGGAATTCACCCTCCTGTCAAAAACGAGCGAGGAGTACTACCGAGAGGCCATCCTGGAGGTGGGCGATGAGACAATTTGAGGTGTATCTCAGGAAGGATCTCCGTCTCCTGATCTCCGAGGCGTTCCTACCCATCGTCGTCATGCTGGCCGCGGCAATATGCTTGATCTTCGCCTTCTTCGCCTCCAATGCTTACGCCTCGAGCGTTCACGCCAACTACAACTGGGCCTCGTACACTCCACCGTCACCGAGCGAGATGCTGCTGTTGCAGAGGAGCAGCCTAGGCGCCTATTGGATAAGCGTGCTGTCGCCGCTATCGCTTCTGATCCTCGTCGTCTCCTGCCTTTCCTTGACGGGGGAGCGTGAGTCCGGCATGGTAAAGTATATCCTCACTTACCGAAAGGGTGGCAGCGCCTTCATCGCCAGCAAGTTCGTGACTCTGGTCCTGATATCCATGATGTTCAGTTTCATCTCCCTCCTTGCATATCTCCTCATCTTATCGTTAACGGGTGGGATCGTGCTAGGGGCCGATGCACTCCTTATTTCCCTCGTATTTCCCACTCTTCTCTTTATCACGCTCTCTTCGCTCGGCCTGTTCGTCTCCACGCTAGTACGGAAGAAGCATGTCGTGGCGGTGGCCGGCGTGCTTATTTTCTTGATCATTACCGCAATAATGGGAAGCGTGCTGGACTCAGGAATGGCGAGCGCTCAGAACGAGTTCACCGAGACACACGAATCGCTAGGAATGACCAATGCTCAGATGAGGGAGCTATTCCCGAGCGGTTCGAAGATGCTGGTAAGTGCTAATCCCATGATATTACAGCAGGGCCTGTTCGTAGCACTTAACTTAAGCGGCGCGGACCAGGACACAGTTGCTTGGGGCACCTTTGCCCTCTATGGGCTCGATTACTACCTTGCCTATGCGGCGGTAGCCACAGCAGGATTCTTCCTCGCCGCATTAATATCGTTTAGGAGAGAGAGGAGTGATGAACACATAGTGCACTTACAAAGCCGCCAGTATTCCGATTGATAAGTGCGAAAGCATACCTATCAAGGCTTTAATTTGGAAAGGAGAGTATTGGTTTAATAAATTAATGTGTTCAACCTTAAATAGTGCTGGGCAGAACTGCAAATATATCTTTAGTCAGAGGAAGACTGGCTTGCTGTTCATGCAACAGTAAATGAATCGAGATAGTATCAAAACCCGGCCTATAGGTAACATAGATAATCTCACTGACCCGGTCTCTTTTCGGTGGGAGTAGTTGCAGGAGAAGTAAAAGCGTCTGGTCATCAACGGTTCGGCGTTCGCCATCGTCTTTGTGGTGATGTTGGCAGCGCTGGCATACAATCCGAGTAATGGCGCCGAGGAAGATATGTCCACAGCCCCTATCACCATCCAAGGGGTAGTGACCGACGGAAGCGGTATGCCGCTCCGAGGGGCTGGTGTTGTCGCCAACACCTTCATATTGGGGCAACAAGACAACAATCCTCAAAACTCCACGAAGACCGACGCTGATGGCCGATATATATTGACGGCCGAACGCGGCTATAAAGTCGAAGTCTTTGCCTATCTTGATCCCGACCTGCGGAACGTTTATTATTGGACGGAGGACCGTGATTTCAAGATTTCAAGCGACACCTCATCAATAGAGTCCAACTTCACGCTCCAGCGATCAACTAATGTTACCATCTCGCTGGGCGTGGCGATAGTTAGCGATACGCTCAACGGCTCGACCTACACCGATGTGACTGTGGACCCTAACTTCCTCAGATTGATTATTGACGCTAAGAGCATGAACACTACCGTCGATAGCGTGGATTTATGCTCCTTCAATACGCAGCAGTTCAACTATTCCAGCGAGAATGGTGCGAGCGTGATGTTCTACATGAACGCGATTGCATATGGAACTTACAACGAAACCGGTTTCATCACTGACCTGGACTTCATTCAAGCTGGGGACATCTATCCCGTCCAGTTCGATGCCAATGCCTTGGCCGAGGAGGCAGCATCTCAGGAGCACTCCATCTATAATCTAACAAAAGGGGTAAATCAAACGATAACCGCGCTCAAGCTTAGAGAAGCTTGTGCGCTACCGATCAGCCTGGAACAATCGACCTCTTTTACAGTCCTCGGGAAAGAGGTGACGATGCGCTCGATCGGCGTCAATTACTCGTACGGGTCGAACGATTCGTCTGTTTCGGTCACCATCGAACCATTGACCGACGGCGTTCGCACTTACGATGTGAGCGTGATCAATGGCTGCATCGTGTACATCAAAGAGACAACAACGGGTTGAAGCACCGAGCTTCAATTTCTTTCAAGGCCAAGTCTGCGGATGTTTATCGCACCACCTGGGAGCCGCTTTCGCCATATTTCGTATGCGGCTGTCATCCGGTATTTTCTCAGGGGCATACTTTTGCAGATAATACCAGACCAGTGCGGTGTTTATGTAATCATTTTGATGAATACTAAGGTTGCCATCGGTGAGTGAGACGACGATCGATTCGTCATAATGCACGTTTACTGTGGTGTCTCTCCACCTCATCGTCTTGCATTCAGATGGTCCACTTCCTTTGCGTTCTATTATATTGACTCTATCTGGACTGAATATCGCCATGTGATAAATCGGAGAAATCAACGAATAGAGGTAACCTAGCATGGTGAAGAATGGGAAGAAGAGCCAGGCAACCTCCACTCCCTAGAGATCAGAGTAGTACTCAAGGGGGTGCAACCATATGCCAATTATGGTCACGGGGATACTGAAAACATATATGCCCCACAAGCTCGGAAGATTATATGCTACCCTTGATTCCGTTTGAATCAAACCGGCCAGTCGGGCCTCCTCGATCATCGACCTTAGTTTGGTTCGAGCTTTCCTAACATGGGACTTGGCTGCCAAATATGCTACAGCGTCCATGATAATAAGCGTCAAAGCAAACGATATCCAAAGGATTAGCCCACCAGAGTTTTATTAATATACAATCATTTAAAGATAATGTAGTGCGGTTGTTGAGGATGTAATCCATGCCTTCACCATCGTCATTGAATAAAGATTGGACTAATTGGATAGAGTGATGATTGAATGTTCATGTGCTATTACGTCTGGGTTCTGCCCTTCTAATTACTCGATGCATAATCGGATGGGCAAATAACCTAGGCATTCAATCGTCGCTTGGCGGAGGATTATCTGAGATCCAGTCCTCTAGTTTCTTCAGTGACCATGTTCGATTTATGCGAGGCACATGGCCTAAAACGTAAGCAGTCCACTGCAAAGGAGTCCAATCCGGCCAGGGTGGTTCATCCTTATCCACGATTTCTTTGACGGCACGACTGCCCTCCGGCGTCAAGCCGAATCGTTCACCTTCGACCGCCAGCCATCCCCTCCTTCTGAGGCAGGAACGCCCAAGAAATCTCGTCATAAGTTGGAATTGCATGGTTTTCAGCATCGGCCGAATAGAGAACCTCCCATAGAGGGCGCAACTCCTCGTTCGTATGGTGAGCTAGTAGAGCATAAGCCAACCACCCCTCGGCGAATGGTTCTTGCTTCGGGACCTCTCGTTCTCCTGCCAATACAGCTTGCAAGAACGGCAGATACTCCTTTTCGAGTCTACGGTAAGTAATTTCGGCGTCTTCGGTGAAGGCTTTAGTCCTGGCATTGAAAATCTCATCCTTGTCGACTCCCATGGAGAGCAGCATCTGGTTTAATTCGCGAGGGTGCGTCGGCTGGGGCGTTCTCCAGATACCCTGTGGAGTGGTCACTTCCGCTGTCCATAGATAGTGATCATCCTTCCATTCAACAATCTTCATGGTGAGCATTGGTCTAGCACTCCCCAGCTACGAAATCGGATTAGTCTGGGACGTTAAGAGGGTTACGTCCAGCTGTCGATGTGGAAAACACCACCCTGATAAGGAGCCACACGTATGCCGTTTTATTTATCACTATCAAAGATATTTCCTAGTCAATCAGGAGATATAAACTTGCCAGCGAAGGGCGATGAGGATTCCAGGGACGTGGCATATGTCCGATTGAATAAAGCGCACTGGCAACTCTCTTGCCTGGGGGTGGGAATGTTTGGTGTAATGTTCTTCAGTATTGCGGCAGTGGACCCCAGTGTGGATATTGGCGTGCTAGGTCTTCTAATATTCATGTTAACCATTTTGATCATCGGGTTTCCGTTCAACAGCTATATCACTTGGTGGAAAGCTGACACTGAAGGCTTTCGGTTCAAGAACATCTTAAAGAACGTTTTCATTCCTGCGAACGATGTTCGGCAGATAGGCATCATCAACATCTATGCCAGCGGGACAGTCCTCTTCATCCAGGGTTCGAAGAAGAGTATTGGAGTTCCCATTAAGGAGGATGGCGTCTCCGAGTTCATGGATTTCGTCATGAAGAACTACCCTGAGAGCGTCTGGTTCACGGGAAAGGACTTCATGGTAAGATACATCGAGACGAGGAAAAATAGGGAGCCGTTGATGACCAAAGGCCCGGGATTGTTGAGGCCTTAATGGACATCTTACCAGGCCACGGGATCGGATTCCTTTGGCGGACTAAGAGCGTTACGTTCGCCATGACGAGTACACCTAGAACTCATCTTTTGCAGATATCTCCCCCTTCGATCACCAACAATTTTTCATTATTAACCTAGCCAGACAGTTCAAATGGGTCCCGTTCCAATAGAATCTTCGACCGTTTTTTCCTTGTGCTCCGGCCAGCCCTGGGCATCGATGGCGGCCAGGGAAGGCGCAGGTATGGCCGGAGAAAGAACGATTCCAAAGGGGAAAGGACAAGAGAGTGGAACAGAATAAGGCAGGCCAACCACCGTCTCAAAGCAGCCGAGGATGCCGCTCGTTTCGCGGTCAACGATAGCATAATCTGCCATGTTAAGCAGACTGGCGTCTCGATATTGGACTCAAGCCCATCATCATCGTCATGAACGCTGTGATGATCAAGTAGGACGATTCATGAAGCATTAAGTCACCCAGTAGGAAATGGTCCTTGATGATATTGATCGATCAAGGCACCGGAAAAGGTGATGCCATGGTCAAAACTCTTTTTCTTTCCGGCCACGGCATCAGCATGCGGATTGAGAACGCTCGGCCGCGCGTCAAGGACGGTCGGGAGTTCGAGCGATCCGCTTAAGATTTCAATGATTAATACTCGTACAGTCGTCCAGTCTTCTATCGATCTTCTCGGTTATCTTTCTCAAGTTCTCTTTATCCTTTTCATCCAGACAGTTAAGGAGCTGCTCCGGGACCTTGTCCATATGGTCGTCGAAATATTGTACGCATCTTTCCCCTTTTTCGTCAAAAAAGCCTATATGTCCTGGTGGACCCGTCGTGGTTCTCTACCAGTTCCTTCTCGATCAGGGTTCGTGTGACCCTAGTTGTGAGGCCTTTGTCGGCGCCGAGAGCTGCGCAGACATCCTTCATTGAGATCCCCTCGTTCTTTCCGATCGTGATGATAAAGGGCACCTGGGATGATGTGAAATCCTCGCCCTTCAGCATCTTGCTCATCTGAGCCCCCAGTAGGATTTCATTTTCTGGGGGGAGATAAACAGATTCTTATCGTTCATTACAGCCACCCAGAATGTGATGAGGCGTATAATGTCATTATGACTTGATATGTCAACAATCCTTATATACAAAACAGCCTTGACATGTCAACATCAACTGTCGAGGTTAGTGATCAAAGCGCCTCGCTTGTCCAGAACAGGGCGTTCGCTTCCGGGGATCCAGTCGATCATCCACATGATAAAATGGTCCAAAACAACGCTGGTGGAAAATGATTCTGCGATATCTTAAGACAAGAGAGTGGGGGCTGATCGCCGCCATCACGGCATTCATTGTGGTTCAGGTGTGGTTCGACCTGGCGATCCCGGACCACATGTTCACGATCACCAACGTAATCCAGACCGGAGGCACGGTGAATCAGGTCGTGGGCGAGGGGATGATCATGCTTGCCTTCGCGTTCGGAAGCCTTCTGATGGCAATGGCAACTGGCTACCTGGCCGCCTACGTCGCAACGAGCCTATCCAAGCGACTTCGTTCCATGGAGTTCAGCAAGGTCCAATCGTTTTCCGAAAAAGAGATCGGCCAATTCTCAACAGCAAGCCTGATAACACGCGCGACTAACGACGTCACGCAGGTGCAAATGGCAGTTGCGATGGGGCTGCAGGTGATAATTAAGGCACCAATCCTAGCCGGCTGGGCAATCATCAAAATCTCCGGGAAAAGCTGGCAATGGACCACTGCCACTGCCGTGGCCATCGTCATAATGGTCGCGGTCATCTCAGTGCTGATGTACTTCGTGGTACCCCGTTTCAGGAAGATCCAGTGGCTTACCGATGAGGTTAACCGCAACGTGAGGGAGAACCTCAAGGGCATTCGTGTCATCCGTGCATACAATGCAGAGGGATATCAGGAGAAGAAGTTCGAAGAGGCGAATGAGAATCTCACATCCAACAACCTGTTCACCAGCCGTGCGATGGCGCTGATGATGCCATTAATATCAACGGTGATGAGCATGCTATCCCTCTCCATATACTGGATAGGGGCAATGATCATTGCGGCCACGGTCGGCATCGGGGCGCAGATGATACTGTTCTCGAACATGATCACCTTCCTCTCTTACGCCATGCAGGTGGTCATGGGCTTCATGATGCTCATTATTGTGTTCATTATCCTGCCACGGGCAATGGTCGCCGCCAGGCGTATCGAGGAGATACTGGATACGGAGCCGTCGATAAGGGATGGGCAGATCACGGAATCATCTGGAACGGCTAACAGCGAGATAGTGTTCGACAAAGTAGGCTTCAAGTACCCTAGCGCATCCGATTATGTTTTGAAGGATATCAGCTTCAAAGCAGAAAAAGGGGAGACCGTGGCGTTCATCGGCTCCACCGGGAGCGGGAAGAGCACCATTGTTAGCCTCATCATGCGCTCATATGATATTACTGAAGGCTCGATCACTATCGATGGAGTGGATATCCGTGACTACACGATCAAGGCCCTCCATAAGAAGATAGGATATGTGCCTCAGAGGGCTAACCTATTCTCAGGCACCATCGCCTCCAATGTAGCTTATGGCGACAGGGCATCTGAAACCGTGGACAATGATGTGAGGAAGGCTGTCGCGGTCGCTCAGGCAACAGAGTTCGTGGAGACCATGGAGGGTAGCTACAACGCCGCAATAGCTCAGGGTGGGACGAATGTATCAGGAGGTCAGAAGCAGCGCCTCTCCATCGCTCGTGCGGTGTACTGGCGGCCTGAGATCTTCATCTTTGACGATTCGTTCTCAGCCTTGGACTATAAGACGGATCGCTTGCTCAGAAACGCCCTCAAGAAGGAAACGGCCGATGCGATAAACATAATTGTAGCTCAGAGAGTCGGCACGATAATGGATGCCGACAAGATCATCGTCCTAGACAATGGATACATTGTGGGGATAGGCAAGCACCACGATCTTCTCGACACCTGCCCCGTGTACAAGGATATTGTTTACTCTCAACTATCAGAGGAGGAGATTAGCAGATGATGCGTGGTGGTCCTCCAGGAAGGCAAACCGGTAGATCTCAGGGAGCGAAGGCCAAGAACTTCAAGGAAGCTTGGCGAAGAATGTTGGGATACATGAGGCCATACATCCCATCGATCATCGTTGCCTCTATCCTCATAATCATAGGGACCATATTAACCGTCGTAGGGCCCGACAAGCTCAGTGAGATGACCGACCTTATCTTCAGCGGGATGAAGCAAGGTTCGATCGACCTTACCGGGGTTGCGAGCATAGGGACGTTCCTGGTGACAATCTACGTCATCTCAGCAGTGATGACCTACGCCCAAGGATACATAGTGGCCACGGTGGTCCAGAAGCTGTCAAAGCGCCTCCGCACCGATATATCAGAGAAGATCAACCGCCTTCCGCTCAAGTATTTTGACCGGACTAGTTATGGTGACGTCCTCAGTCGTGCGACGAATGATGTGGACACCCTCGGCCAATCGATGAACCAGAGCATCGGTACGCTTTTGAGCGGCTCCGCGATGCTCGTCGGGGCGACGGTGATGATGCTCATTACCGATGTCACAATGACCGTGGCCGCCGTCGCTTCCGCGTTGGGAGGCTTCGGACTGATGATGTTGGTGATGTCTAGGTCGCAAAAGCACTTCGTACGCCAGCAAACCTCGCTGGGCAAGATAAACGGTTATGTCGAGGAGAAATATTCGGGGCACAGTATAGTCAAGGCGTACAACGGTGAGGAAGCGGCCCAGAAGGAGTTTGACTCCTTAAACGATGAACTCTTTGATAGCGCGTTCAAATCGCTGTTCCTCTCAGGCCTGATGATGCCTATCATGGGATTCATCGGAAATCTGGGATATGTGATGGTGTGCATCGTTGGTGCTGTTCAGGTCATCAACGGATCCATATCCATTGGTACAATAGTCGCGTTCATAGTCTATGTGCGCCTGTTCACGCAGCCACTCACACAAGTGGGACAGGCTATGACCAGCCTACAGTCTGTTGCTGCAACTTCGGAGCGAGTGTTCGAGTTCCTCAGCGAACCGGAGCTGGAGAACGAAGATGATAAGAGGTTGGTTCACAAGGATGTTAGAGGGGATGTGGAGTTCCGGAACGTGTCCTTCGGATACAGTCCCGAGAAGGAGGTCATCCACAACTTCTCCGTCAAGGTGAAGGCTGGAGAAAAGGTGGCGATAGTCGGTCCGACGGGCGCTGGTAAGACCACCATAGTCAACCTCCTGATGCGCTTCTATGAAGTGAACTCCGGGGATATCCTCATCGATGAAGTATCGACGAGACAGCTCACGAGAGAGAACGTGCACGACATGTTCTGCATGGTCCTTCAAGACACCTGGCTATTTCAAGGCACCATCAAGGAGAACGTCGCCTATTGCAAAGAGGGCGTCACCGATGAGGAGGTCGAGAACGCATGCAAGGCTGTCGGTATTCACCATTTCATCAGCACCTTGCCAAAGAGCTACGATACCTTCCTCGATGACGAGTCTCAAATGTCCATTGGACAGAGGCAGCAGCTGACCATTGCCCGTGCGATGGTGCAGAACGCACCTCTCCTGATCCTGGACGAGGCCACCAGCTCCGTGGACACTAGAACCGAGCGGATCATCCAAAAAGCGATGAACGACCTAACGGTGGGAAGAACCTCGTTCATCATCGCTCACCGCCTTTCGACGATTAAGGATGCTGAC
This genomic stretch from Methanomassiliicoccus sp. harbors:
- a CDS encoding ABC transporter ATP-binding protein, which encodes MEADNVQKVYRNLLNKRQVKALNGVGFSLDRGEICGLVGPNGAGKSTLINIVMGIERPDDGKIRINGPGSVGELGFVPDRPIFYEEMSALNNILFFARLCDLPNPEERSEQLLTEVGLSSRKDDPVSTFSKGMKQRLSIARALVSNPIVLVMDEPFSGLDPTMVLELREIVVGLKARGLTVLLSSHDLSEIDKVCDSVVFIKNGRVVKKQRLNFVSDQVTIRLSMTNPEVLESLGRPFKVVERKEKCILTMEVEPDKVPELLRSIILAGGIVSEFTLLSKTSEEYYREAILEVGDETI
- a CDS encoding ABC transporter permease subunit, which encodes MRQFEVYLRKDLRLLISEAFLPIVVMLAAAICLIFAFFASNAYASSVHANYNWASYTPPSPSEMLLLQRSSLGAYWISVLSPLSLLILVVSCLSLTGERESGMVKYILTYRKGGSAFIASKFVTLVLISMMFSFISLLAYLLILSLTGGIVLGADALLISLVFPTLLFITLSSLGLFVSTLVRKKHVVAVAGVLIFLIITAIMGSVLDSGMASAQNEFTETHESLGMTNAQMRELFPSGSKMLVSANPMILQQGLFVALNLSGADQDTVAWGTFALYGLDYYLAYAAVATAGFFLAALISFRRERSDEHIVHLQSRQYSD
- a CDS encoding ABC transporter ATP-binding protein, with the translated sequence MILRYLKTREWGLIAAITAFIVVQVWFDLAIPDHMFTITNVIQTGGTVNQVVGEGMIMLAFAFGSLLMAMATGYLAAYVATSLSKRLRSMEFSKVQSFSEKEIGQFSTASLITRATNDVTQVQMAVAMGLQVIIKAPILAGWAIIKISGKSWQWTTATAVAIVIMVAVISVLMYFVVPRFRKIQWLTDEVNRNVRENLKGIRVIRAYNAEGYQEKKFEEANENLTSNNLFTSRAMALMMPLISTVMSMLSLSIYWIGAMIIAATVGIGAQMILFSNMITFLSYAMQVVMGFMMLIIVFIILPRAMVAARRIEEILDTEPSIRDGQITESSGTANSEIVFDKVGFKYPSASDYVLKDISFKAEKGETVAFIGSTGSGKSTIVSLIMRSYDITEGSITIDGVDIRDYTIKALHKKIGYVPQRANLFSGTIASNVAYGDRASETVDNDVRKAVAVAQATEFVETMEGSYNAAIAQGGTNVSGGQKQRLSIARAVYWRPEIFIFDDSFSALDYKTDRLLRNALKKETADAINIIVAQRVGTIMDADKIIVLDNGYIVGIGKHHDLLDTCPVYKDIVYSQLSEEEISR
- a CDS encoding MarR family winged helix-turn-helix transcriptional regulator, with amino-acid sequence MSKMLKGEDFTSSQVPFIITIGKNEGISMKDVCAALGADKGLTTRVTRTLIEKELVENHDGSTRTYRLF
- a CDS encoding ABC transporter ATP-binding protein, giving the protein MMRGGPPGRQTGRSQGAKAKNFKEAWRRMLGYMRPYIPSIIVASILIIIGTILTVVGPDKLSEMTDLIFSGMKQGSIDLTGVASIGTFLVTIYVISAVMTYAQGYIVATVVQKLSKRLRTDISEKINRLPLKYFDRTSYGDVLSRATNDVDTLGQSMNQSIGTLLSGSAMLVGATVMMLITDVTMTVAAVASALGGFGLMMLVMSRSQKHFVRQQTSLGKINGYVEEKYSGHSIVKAYNGEEAAQKEFDSLNDELFDSAFKSLFLSGLMMPIMGFIGNLGYVMVCIVGAVQVINGSISIGTIVAFIVYVRLFTQPLTQVGQAMTSLQSVAATSERVFEFLSEPELENEDDKRLVHKDVRGDVEFRNVSFGYSPEKEVIHNFSVKVKAGEKVAIVGPTGAGKTTIVNLLMRFYEVNSGDILIDEVSTRQLTRENVHDMFCMVLQDTWLFQGTIKENVAYCKEGVTDEEVENACKAVGIHHFISTLPKSYDTFLDDESQMSIGQRQQLTIARAMVQNAPLLILDEATSSVDTRTERIIQKAMNDLTVGRTSFIIAHRLSTIKDADMILVMRNGSIVESGNHEQLLSQGGFYSELYNSQFGDRDRDESGEVADGGDVDREHASPGVKP
- a CDS encoding carboxypeptidase-like regulatory domain-containing protein, producing the protein MLAALAYNPSNGAEEDMSTAPITIQGVVTDGSGMPLRGAGVVANTFILGQQDNNPQNSTKTDADGRYILTAERGYKVEVFAYLDPDLRNVYYWTEDRDFKISSDTSSIESNFTLQRSTNVTISLGVAIVSDTLNGSTYTDVTVDPNFLRLIIDAKSMNTTVDSVDLCSFNTQQFNYSSENGASVMFYMNAIAYGTYNETGFITDLDFIQAGDIYPVQFDANALAEEAASQEHSIYNLTKGVNQTITALKLREACALPISLEQSTSFTVLGKEVTMRSIGVNYSYGSNDSSVSVTIEPLTDGVRTYDVSVINGCIVYIKETTTG